Proteins encoded by one window of bacterium:
- a CDS encoding glycosyltransferase family 39 protein, with product MKKHTMLICILLLAAVLRFWGIGFGLPHERCRPDEYTIAVTALGMGGGDLNPHFFNYPTLFIYACFACYALYYGAGHVFGVFQDSLDLGLSFLLDPSPFYLISRTLSALAGVASIYALYVLCRRFFNQRIAGLAALLFAVAPLHVRDSHFGVTDVFMLMLMLIALYHVLAFNESGAAQDAGLAALFAGLAASSKYTAALILAPLALIILLQLRTARRRAALLRLGGLSLAVFALAFFFTSPYVFLDFKNFITDFSFESNHLADGHLGIFLGRGWIYHLRFSLFHGLGAPFLLAGLAGLALLAVTNRGIAPALLCFPLVYYLAIGRGYTVFCRYSLPLAPFLAIGAAYLMAEVHRRSFPAAAIIALAAIVPAITVSIQSDHLLAQKDSRVLASEWFNENVHRPTSVLHASSIWGAPRLAMDQIGLSSTANEPMRNNPTLDRLTRMRLEYFSRHNIPLYRQFLDEVNPLAAFPAQQLPEWVIVEHSALTGQFTLRPETAALLAERYQLRHVIEAAALPERRNHYDQQDAFYLPLRGFHGLSRPGPN from the coding sequence ATGAAAAAACACACCATGCTCATTTGCATCCTGTTGCTGGCCGCGGTTCTCCGCTTCTGGGGGATCGGGTTCGGCCTGCCGCATGAACGCTGCCGTCCGGACGAGTACACCATTGCAGTCACGGCTCTGGGCATGGGCGGCGGCGACCTTAATCCGCATTTTTTCAATTATCCCACGCTGTTCATCTATGCCTGTTTTGCCTGCTATGCGCTGTACTATGGTGCAGGCCATGTCTTTGGCGTTTTCCAGGACAGTCTGGACTTGGGCCTCTCCTTCCTCCTCGATCCATCGCCTTTTTATCTGATCAGCCGGACGCTCTCCGCCCTGGCCGGGGTGGCGTCGATCTATGCGCTCTATGTTCTCTGCCGCCGCTTTTTCAACCAGCGTATCGCCGGCCTGGCGGCGCTTTTATTTGCTGTGGCGCCGCTGCATGTGCGCGATTCTCATTTCGGCGTGACCGATGTTTTCATGCTCATGCTGATGCTCATTGCGCTCTATCATGTGCTGGCGTTCAATGAAAGCGGCGCGGCACAAGATGCAGGCCTTGCCGCGCTTTTCGCCGGCCTGGCAGCCTCAAGCAAATACACCGCCGCGCTGATCCTGGCGCCGCTGGCGCTGATCATCCTGCTGCAGCTGCGCACTGCACGCCGGCGCGCCGCTCTGCTGCGCCTCGGCGGCCTGAGCCTTGCCGTGTTCGCCCTGGCGTTCTTTTTCACCTCGCCCTATGTATTTTTAGATTTCAAAAACTTTATAACTGATTTCTCTTTCGAATCCAATCATCTGGCCGACGGTCATCTGGGCATTTTTCTCGGCCGCGGCTGGATCTACCACCTGCGCTTCTCGCTGTTCCATGGCCTGGGCGCACCTTTTCTTCTCGCCGGCTTGGCTGGACTGGCCCTCCTGGCTGTGACCAACCGCGGCATCGCCCCGGCGTTGCTTTGTTTTCCCCTGGTTTACTATCTGGCGATCGGCCGCGGCTATACGGTGTTCTGCCGCTACAGCCTGCCGCTGGCGCCGTTTCTGGCCATCGGGGCCGCTTACCTGATGGCTGAAGTGCATCGCCGCTCTTTTCCGGCCGCCGCGATCATCGCACTGGCCGCCATCGTGCCGGCAATAACCGTCAGCATTCAGTCCGACCATCTTTTAGCGCAAAAGGACAGCCGGGTGCTGGCCTCGGAATGGTTCAATGAAAACGTCCACCGGCCCACGTCGGTGCTGCATGCCAGTTCAATCTGGGGGGCGCCGCGGCTGGCGATGGACCAGATCGGCCTGTCCTCCACGGCAAACGAACCGATGCGCAACAACCCCACGCTCGACCGGCTGACGCGAATGCGCCTCGAGTATTTTAGCCGTCACAACATTCCGCTCTACCGGCAGTTTCTGGACGAGGTGAATCCGCTGGCTGCTTTTCCTGCACAGCAGCTGCCGGAATGGGTGATCGTAGAGCATTCCGCACTGACCGGCCAGTTCACGCTTCGACCGGAGACCGCCGCTCTGCTGGCCGAACGCTATCAGTTGCGCCATGTCATCGAGGCGGCGGCGCTTCCGGAACGACGAAATCATTATGATCAGCAGGACGCCTTTTATCTGCCGCTGCGGGGATTCCACGGCCTATCCAGACCGGGCCCCAAT